Below is a window of Agathobacter rectalis ATCC 33656 DNA.
TTCTCCGCATCAAATGACTATTTTGCGCATAGAACGACTATCTCCTATAGAAACGCAGAAGCATTGTATCTCAAACTCTTTGAAATACAATGCTTCCCTGCATTTTCTATATCGTCATGTTGATATTATTACTTTACTATCCTGCACACTCTCTGGGAGTGACTGTATCTATCAAAAAAGAAGCCAGCAGTTTATTCACGCACTACTGACTTCCTATATTATTCATTTTATTTACTTCGCTGCGTCTCAGACAAGTTTTCCATCTTTAAACACAATCTCTTGCCCTCCAGGTATCCGTCCTCTCTCTTATCTGCACCGATTACCTTTGCGATAGACTGCGCCACCGAAGGTTTCTCGGCAATTACTAATTTTATATTTTTTTCACTCAAATTTTGTTTCCTTCTTTCATTTTTTATTTGCTTTTTGATAGCATAAATGCTATCATGTATATAGAATAAATATTTCCACTTGGAGAACATATACTAATGTACAACATTGAATTTTACGAAGATTCCAATGGCAGATCAGCGCTTTGGGAATTTCTTGAATCTCTTCGAGTCAAAGCAGCTACAAACAAAGATGCCCGTATTCAATACAAGCAGATAAGTTTGTACATCCAGCTCCTCGAAGATAATGGTACACGGCTTAATGAAAATATCACAAAACACCTTGATGATGATATCTGGGAGCTTCGCCCAGGCAATAACCGTGTTTTATATTTTTATTTCCAAAATGATACCTTTGTGCTTTTGCATCAATTCCGCAAGAAAACTCAAAAAACTCCCAAGCGCGAAATTGAACGGGCAAAGGCTGAACGTGATGATTACCTTGCCCGAAAGGAGGCTGAATGATTATGAAAACCTGGAATGACTATAAGGAACATGTAAGAACCGTTGATCCTGAAATTGGAAAAGACATCGATGAAGTTGAAAATATTTCCTCCATCGTAAGTGCCATGGTGGAACAGCGTACTTCTCTTGGACTTAGCCAGAGAGAGCTTGCTGCTATGTGTGGTATTCCACAATCATCCGTAGCACGGATCGAATCCTGCAAAACAACCCCGAATCTCGGAACACTGCTTAATATTTTTCAGCATCTCGGTTTACAGCTTACAGTAAGACCTACAAAACCTACCATTTAAAATCAAGGAGAATCTCTGCGAAGAGGTTCTCCTTATCGGAATCTCACCGAATCATGCCTAACGGCTCGTGGGCTATACCACCAGTAGGGAATCTGACCCTGCCCTGAAGATTTCTATTCACTTTTCTTACGTAGCTGTGTTGTAGCACAAGCATTCATGTAATGCAACAGACAATTTCGTTGCTGTATGGCTACATAAAATGAATTTTAAACAATAAAAACAAGACCTCCCATTACACTTTTCAGTATCTGAGAGGTCTGTATTTATAAAAAGTTTAATCGACTGACAGTCCAATTTCATTTAACGCCAAAATGTTTTCTTTTACACATAGAATTTTTTATTTGCTGTATATTCTCGCCTCATATGGTTG
It encodes the following:
- a CDS encoding type II toxin-antitoxin system RelE/ParE family toxin, whose product is MYNIEFYEDSNGRSALWEFLESLRVKAATNKDARIQYKQISLYIQLLEDNGTRLNENITKHLDDDIWELRPGNNRVLYFYFQNDTFVLLHQFRKKTQKTPKREIERAKAERDDYLARKEAE
- a CDS encoding helix-turn-helix domain-containing protein translates to MKTWNDYKEHVRTVDPEIGKDIDEVENISSIVSAMVEQRTSLGLSQRELAAMCGIPQSSVARIESCKTTPNLGTLLNIFQHLGLQLTVRPTKPTI